CCAGCGCGGCGGCCTGGACGGACAGTTTGGTGGCGAAGGTCTTCATCGTCATGTTCCTATTCCTCTTGCTATTGAATGCAGGGCTGGTTGATCGGTTCGGGGCTCAGGGCTTCAAGGCTTCAGGGCTTGAGGTCGACCGAGACACCGCCAAGCTCATGCTCGCCCTTGGCCTTGGCCGAGGCGGCTGCCTTCGGCGGCCAGGCAAAGGGCACCCGCAGCAGTTCGCGGCCACCGACCTCGCGGGCGGCTTCCACCACGAGCTGGTACTCGCCGGCGGGCAGCTTGCCCAGCGGCGCCTTGGCATCCGTGAAAGTGAGCGTGTGCTCTCCAGCCGCGCGCGTGGCGCCGGAGATGCCATCGGCGGGCATCTGCATGTCGCGTCCGGCCTTGCGCCACCACTGGCGCATGTCCTTGAGCCACTTGGTGCCTTCGCCGTCCTTGTGCTTGACGTCATACCAGACGGCCAGCGTGGCGGCCGGGCTCTGGTCGGCACGCTCGATCCACATCGAGACATAGGGCCGGTGGTATTCCGCGACGTTCAGGCGCGGGATCTCTACCTTGACGTTCATTTCGGCCGCCACGGCCGGGCTGGCAAACGGCGCCGCGGCCAGGCCGGTAAGGGTGACGGTAAGCAATCGGCGCATAACGGGACCTCGTCTTTGAGCGGTAAATGGGATCGGGTGATCGCTAGTCATCGTTAATGACCGTCAGTGGATGAACAGCAGCGCCAGCAGCAGCGGCACCACCAGGCCCAGCCCGACCAGCGGCCAGGTCGCCATGCGGCCACCGGCGTGCAGCTTGAGCAGGAACAGCCCGGTCACGCTGAAGATCAGGCAGGCCGCGGCGAACACATCCAGGAACAGGCTCCAGGCGCGGCCGGTGTTGCGGCCCTTGTGCAGGTCGTTCAGGTAGGAGATCCAGCCGCGCGTGGTCTTCTCGTACTGCACCTCACCGCTGTCCAGTGCCACGCTGACCCAGGCGTCGCCACCCGGGCGCGGCAATGCGACATAGATCTCATCGGCCTGCCACTCGGCTTCACGGCCATGGGCGTCGATATCAAGTTCCTGCGACAGCCAGTCGGCCAGCGCCGCCGGCACCGGGCCCTTGTCTGCGTGCGAGGCCTGGCGCAAGGCCGCCGTGAGGCTGGACGGCGCGCTCGCCGTGCGTGTGACCACTTGCGCACGAGCCTCGATCTGGCCAGCGTGGTTGAGCGTGAAGCCGGTCATGGCAAACAGCAGCATGCCGATCAGGCACATTGCCGAACTGATCCAGTGCCACTGATGCAGGTGTTTGAGCCAGAAGGCCCGGCGCTGCTGGCCGGCCCCTAGCGATGTTTCAGTCATGTTTGTTGA
The Cupriavidus basilensis DNA segment above includes these coding regions:
- a CDS encoding DUF2271 domain-containing protein, translated to MRRLLTVTLTGLAAAPFASPAVAAEMNVKVEIPRLNVAEYHRPYVSMWIERADQSPAATLAVWYDVKHKDGEGTKWLKDMRQWWRKAGRDMQMPADGISGATRAAGEHTLTFTDAKAPLGKLPAGEYQLVVEAAREVGGRELLRVPFAWPPKAAASAKAKGEHELGGVSVDLKP
- a CDS encoding PepSY-associated TM helix domain-containing protein, translating into MTETSLGAGQQRRAFWLKHLHQWHWISSAMCLIGMLLFAMTGFTLNHAGQIEARAQVVTRTASAPSSLTAALRQASHADKGPVPAALADWLSQELDIDAHGREAEWQADEIYVALPRPGGDAWVSVALDSGEVQYEKTTRGWISYLNDLHKGRNTGRAWSLFLDVFAAACLIFSVTGLFLLKLHAGGRMATWPLVGLGLVVPLLLALLFIH